TGAAGGCAAAGCTGAAAACACTGGTTGTTTTCACCCAGGAGAAGAAGCGCTGATCGGCCGTTGCTGGGCCCATTTTAAAAACCGTTGTAACGTTTCCTTTTTATCCGCTTGGTTTTCAGACAGCACCTCGCTTACCTCGCCATGGCTCTGTGTGGGGGTGTCGGAGCCATGGCTTTACCCAGCGAGCTTATCGTCCATATATTCTCCTTTCTGTCCGACCGAGACAAGCTCCGGGCCTCGGCCGTGTGTTCCCGGTGGAGGGAGTGTCTCTTCTACCCGGCGCTGTGGACCGAGCTCAAGCTGCGGATAGGCGGCGGGCGGCTCGGCGGCGGCTCCGGTTCCGAGGAGACCCCGAGGCTGGAGTTCCTCATGCGGAAGTTCGGTTCTTTCGTGCgggagctgcagctggaactCGCGCCGGTAGAAGGCTACCTCAGCCCCCTGAGCAACGACCCGTCGTCCGCCAGGATGGACCAGCCGACCGGTCCGGACGGCGACCCGCAGCTCTCCGAGCGATGGAGGGACGCCATGGCCACCTACTTGGACCAGGTGCTGTGTGTGGTCACCAGCATCCGCAACAACAGGTACCGTTACATTCGCTGTAAAAAAACTATTTCCGTTGTGTTCTTGTTTCGGTCCATTTCAATGAATTGTGCGAATGTTGAattcaaagaaaatgaatcGTGAGGTAACATTTCAGTATTTGTTGCGTCGCATtaagctagcagctagctagcTTAGTTTGCTATAAACAAACCCTGACATTAGCCGTTACGTAACCAGGTCATGTCTTTGCAGTGCAGCTAGCAACCACTGTTATCTTTAtgtatttgaacacattttgaaatattctCTTTTTAATGTCCAGTTTTAACATTTACTGACGTCAAataatactgtatatgtgaTGGAGGCGTCAGTGTCCATGACAAGTCTAATGCTCGCCTGCGTTTCTTTTGTTGCTGGTTGTGTTTTCCATGTTACACTGGTCTCTACATACCAGCTGATACAATGCTGAACTGGTGGTGGCCAGAGAAGGCTTTGTTGGCTGTGACTTGCTGATatcagcactgacacacacatatacagtgtgtgtgtatatatatatatatatatatttagctATAGTATGTCGTTGCACATTGTATAGTCTGATCAGCTATAAGGTGTCTAGATGACATCTGGCCTCTTGGATCATTTCTGCTGTGGACATTCTGTAAAACTTAACTCTTTTTGTCAAGATTTCTGATTTTAGAGCAAAACCTCTGTGAGGCCTTCTCCCACCTTCTCTATTATGCGCTTACAGTCCTTTGTAGTATTGAAATAGCAGTCATCCACAGCTGTCCAGTTCATGTCTTAGTTCTGCTGAGGGGGCGGAAACCACTTCTTTTGTCTGAATCCTTCTTATAGAGATGTTTCCATTCAAAAACTAGAACAGCACTCGGTAGCGTGCAAACctccgctaaggcccaacagttgtTTATACCAGTCCCACTAATCTGTCTGAAGTTTTCAAGAAccatgaattgttccctgggaaatcagggaaaatgttgataaatgCCCTATGTGAAAGGAATGCGAAAATGTAATGGTACATGGTTCATGGTAGGCCCTCATGgtgtgatgcagtgtgtgtttctttcagcAAATGCATTGCTCCCACTCCCCAGGTGCTGGTTCATGTTCAAAACAATGAGTCGAGACACTCTTCCTTTAATGGGGTTTTTCCTCACTAAGTAGCTGCTGTACACAAGTCTGTCTAAGAATCTTGTAAAGCTTAGCTCTCAGCTCATTTACAGGATGTGGGCTGCATCAAACACAATTTCTACAGCACCTGCTGGGTAGACCATGTCGTGTGTGGCTGCATGTTGTTGATAATGCTTaactaaacagtttttaaagctgcatctTTTAGCACATGGATTGTTCCTTGATTGTTGCTATACAGAGCATGTAAAAATAAAGGGATCAAGACAGCAGAGCAGACATAATGCTTTGCTGGCAACTCAGCGATGTACAGAACCAGGGTTGGATGAGACAAACAAAATGCCTACGTTTTGCCACATAAAGTAGTTTGGTTTGGAAATGGTCACACCCAACTCCAAGATTACCAGACATCCTCTATGTGCAGTGTCTGATCAAACCAGATACACAGCTTATACCAGCCtgaccaacttaaaaaaatgttgatcgATCAAAGATAATATGGCTGTCTTGTGCGATATGGAGGATACCGGTACAGATAGGTTgagctgtttctttttaaattattcatatgTGATCATCTAGATGTCACGTCCTTACCAGCTGCAACTGATGTTATTgttatatgtgtatttatgtgtgcaTGGATGCAGTTGACATTTAACCTGCGAGTGCTGAATACATGTAATAATGTAGTGATGACTACTGAGTAATTACAAGGGCAACGTCAAGATATCGACACACGTGGCAGTCATGGATCAATCTAGTATTGAATGTtgttacatttctgtgtttctaaCATTGACTCTCTCGTTCTCTAGAAACCTGAAAAAGCTGACTTTGTATGGAGACACCTGTATTCTCCAGCAGGAGGGACTATTAGACAGCTCAAACCTGCACCAGATCCACCAGGGGGACAAAAAGATCAACGAGTAAGCACACTTAACGTAAAAACAATTTTCGGAGGAAAAAGATTCCAATTCTGTCGTTCATTTTggagcagcaaagaagaagtgatgtcGATTTTATCTGGGTAAAACTAATATACAAAGAGGTGGTATCGGATCGGTACATAGACTTAAGTACTTGTAGATGCCCGAACCGGCCTTTTTGTCAGCATTTCCGATGCTGGTATCAGTATTGGAGCAACTCTAATGTTACTTCCTTGATGTTGTTCTAAATATTCTTCAACTTTTAAACATACACATATTGTTGGATGCCCACAGATGGTTGGTACTCTTAATGGCCATTCCTTTTGTAATACAGCTCTTCTCATTCATAACCAGAACTGTTGGTTTGTTTCGTAAACCTGATGTTTGGTTGGTCTTGTTTTTCCCTCTTTACCTCTACGGTGTATTTTTAAGGATGaaatttgtctttcatttgatTTGGAATGGACAAATCTCCGGGTCTGACCTTGTGTGACCTTGTAGGAAGCTGAAGTCATGCTGATAAAGTTATTTTTAGATAATTCCCCCTACCTCTGTTCATTAACCGGTCCCCTCTGCTATCTGCAGAATCCAGCAGTTGTTCATGGAGTTGCTGTCCAACAGCCGGCAGCTGAGATGGTTGTCCTGCAGCTTCATGCTGGGTCTGGTGACTCCCTGCTCCTTAGCCTGCCTGTCTAATCCTTCAGCTGAGACCCTGCGGCACCTCAGTTTACTGGACCACCAGCTAGGTATGTGTTTGTCTGGTATTTCACAAGCTTGGGGCTCACCACTTgattaaattgtaaaaaaattaCAGCCAGAtttgcacatttttgttttgtaacatGTCACGTTTCTGGAAACTGTCTTCAGGCCCCCTCATCTCACCATCAGAGTTAGATCGGCTCTCTAATCTTAATTCTTTGGCGCTGGATTTCTCTGACTTGACATCTGAGCTTTGTGGTCTGCTGGCGTCTCCAAGCCGAACTCCACTGCATCGCCTCTCCTTGCTGCTCAATGGCGCCGCCCTGGAGTTCAAATCGTTAGAAGGGACCGCTACAGAGGACGATTGGAAGGCACTGGTAATCTGTGATTTTCTAAGTAACAGTTGTTCTATATGATGACAAGGCATGGATGTTTGTTGAAAATTACCATTTATCATTGAATTCATCAGTCAAGATAACCTGATCATCCTCAGGTCCGTGTGAGTGCCAACCTGCGAGTCTACATCATGGCCCTAGAGGTCGACAGCTCGGAGCTCCTTAGGGTCCTAAAACCAAGCCTTCCTCTGGTGCGCCTCCACCTCGACAGTTACAGCACACTGGTGACTGATGCGACATTGGAGCTCATCTCTCAGCAGTACAACAAAACGCTGACACACTTCCTGCTCCTGAGGGATGACCCTGACTTCCCTGACCTCAGTATCAATCGCAACGAAGACCCACTGGTCCTTTTAGCATGGAGATGTACTCAGCTGGCTGTACTGGTGATACATGGTGAGTTGAGCTTGTTGTTTGTGGAATATACAGTAAGTTGACAGTAGGGTTGGGTACCAAACTTAGTACTTTTAAGGGTACCAACCGAATTACGTCGGCACTACCGGCTACCGATTTACATTAAATCAATCTGTGCCAAATTTCGGTACTTGTGAACGCATCTGGGTGAGAGAGTATATATACGtgagggagagtgaaagagagagtatATGctagataaagagagagaaagcaagaCCATGTGACTCACCCCTGGAACGTGATCAAAACAAGCTCATTTACGATCAATCCACAGAACAATAGCAAGTCAATGgcgcagacacccagggagccatgcacgGCACCAGGGCACAGACCCAGGGACCGTCAGAGTGagcacagcccggccacagctCCACCATGTTTGCTTACAGTGTTTTGGGTCTATTCTTACATGTTTGGACAgtaaaaaggttatttttttacagttgttaCCGGCTCTGTCAGtgatttactgctcctctctatGTCTCTATCATTCATGCtgccatctcctccggctctccgTACATTGACAAAGCTTAcaaattcagttgtttttacccattctgagtttacacgtgtccgatcacactgtttgtgtgtgtgagtgcttgtgtgtgtgcgtatcaGTACGAGAGATGAACTGTAACGACTGTTCAGCTCTGCCTCGCAATTATCTATGCACGCAAAACCCTTGTCAGACTTTTTTGTTAGTCAGAGAGAGTAAAGTACCGGGAAAAAGTACCGTTGGGTACCGGTACCGAATTCCAGGTACTGGTATTGGTTCAAATGTGAATAGTCCCCAACTCTAATTGACAGGAGGTTCATTATGGTCTGTGCAGGGCCTATGTTTGATGGCATACAGTCATGGTTACAGTAGTTACATATTGTATAGTGTACCCATTGGTTCAGACTTGGATAGATCTGAGGATCAGTGGCGTCATCGTATATGTGGTAGCTTAAAGCTAAGGAGACCTACAGTGgttattttattcttatcaatTAATCTTCATTCAACACCAAAATACTATGAGGTAATGAAGTTGTCTTGTCTGGTGTCACACATCCAGCAAATACAGAGTAAAATGTGTATTCTTAAGCAGTCATTTCTCTGGCTAGTAGAGACATTTATGCCCAACGTTACTTCTCCTTTTAGTTCTTTTGGGTTGCAACCCTCTCCTGAGGCAAATATCTGGCTCATTTACTCCACCATGTTTGTTGCTGGGCAGGTATTGTGGGGTGGATTATCAGAACTTTTCCACTGAAAACATCTACCTGCTATGTTTGGAGATGAGAACAATGATAGTGACTCAAAAAAATAGAGTTCCACTTATCAAAAAACAATCCAAAACAGTGTGCTGAAACAAGCTAAAGGTCTCGTAGTactgaggagaaacacagaaTTGGGTTTAAATCTTTTGGCTTGATGACACAGAGCATTTGCTTCATTACTGAGGGACTGCAGTTTCTCTTGTGGGAGGCAACATCTCAATCATTAACAGATTTGCTTGGTTACTGTGGCCTGTTGTACACCAGCTGGTCTAGACATTGCAGTCAATATTTCTGTTATGTTAATGTTCCTTTCTTAACCTGCAGGCATTGTGTTTGTCTGGAATTAGGTCAAAGTTGCATCAGGGCTGATATATTAACAtaagaaaattataaataaaggaaaatgacAGGTTCTAATTAAAGTACATTCAGattgatattttattcatttaattatgaTTTAACAACTAATGTTTTGTAGCTGTAGAGCTGTATATTACACAGATAGTACTTAATATTACTCAACCTCCCTCATCTTTATCTGTAGGTTACACTGTCTGGTCCCATAACTTGGTGGCCATCTCTCGGCTACGAGGTTCCAGTCTTCGCATCCTGACCGTCTCTGAGGAGAGCATCGACTTTGACCCCGACCAGTCGGTGTGCATGGAAGGTGACCCGGTCCACAACCTGGTCAAAGAGGTCTCGCTGGGCCTCGGCCGCGTCTGGCACCCTTGCCTGGATTCTAGCCTGGTTTTGTCCGAACCCACCCAGCAATTCCACCGTGAGCTGCAGGCTTTCAGCATGGGCATGTAGGCAAGGGGGCAACTCCAACACACCTTAGTCTAATCTGTTGTCAAGACCAGACCAGACCCACCAGGTCCAGCTCAGCTCAGACCTCTGAACCAGGCAAAAAGCAGACCCCCGTGAGAAAACTAAACCTAATCTATAAAGTTTATTCTTGTGAATTGATGTGAGctgattgtgtttatttttatttttcgtgTTCAATTCACAGGGGTTTtagcacacaaacatttattaccATTTCCAGCAGATTTCATAGTCATCCACTGGCATAGTATTTACTGAATAAATTATCCAATTAAGAATGTCCAAATAAAACTGGATATTATAATTGGCATTTAATCCTCTAACCAATGGCCAGACTTGAGTagtgacaattttttttaatgtgtctgcTAAAAGGGGTcatcctgctgcttcacatgcCCTGATGTCTGGCATGGCCCAGGCTGGTCTGGTCTTGTCCACAAGTATTCAAGCTCGATGTCTCTGCTTCACCTTGATAACCTGCAGAGCCTCTGTATAATGTaacttcaaactgtttttttttttcttgccttttttttttcatttaactgtATTCCATCTCTCCCTGTGCTGTGTATaatcttgtttttcctctgtgatgGTTCCCTTGCCTGTATAGGCTTTGTATGCATTTCAATCCAGATATATAATCATCCTGCTCACAGATAGAACAAGTGATGGGGCGAGATGATTTGAGGAGGAAGTGCGTATTCAGACACGTACAACTAGCTTAAGTTGTGaaactatttttcttttctttttttaaacaatttactCTGTGTCGGTCTGTCTGCTCCACTCCAGCAAAACCTGGAGTTTGTAAACGAAATGATCAATCACTTCCTGGGTAATGCAACCTTCACTATTTGTTCTGTTGCTCTGAAAGAGCACCATGTGCGCGTGTCCACTAGTACGAGAGCCTTGCCAGCAGGGTGGGAATCTCCATCACAAAATGGCGGACCGAGGTTGGTGCTAATCAGTTTTAATGCAGTTTTCAGCAACAGCCATGTCAGTGCCATGagtcaggctacatccacattaatACGTTGTCCATCAACTCTGCTATTTATACGCCTGGCGTCCAGACTACTCTTGAGTTTTAGACGCTGCTGGCcgcgttttagtttgaaaactctggggccACATTTTAGTCTGGATGATCAGAAACAGAgttttcaaacgaaaacatagtagtatggatgtagcctcagatCATTTCAACTTGAGTGGCATTTCAAAgtttaatggttttatttaaGGTTTTGAGCACCTTAGTGATGGTGTTATGGAGAGAGATTGTTACACACTTGCCGCCAACACACTTCTTACCCAGCTCACTTGTTGACCTTTCGGGGCAATTTCACCAGTCGACGGAAAGGAGCCTCGTCCTCTGACTGACATTCAGAGCCAAACTATGAAAATTTTGCCTGTTACAAGACAACATACCCCCACTGTGTTCTGTTTTGACCTGTAGCGAGCTGCTAGTAAACcgttacatttttttctatattcaCCGTAATTATTGCTGCCTTTGCTTTCCTCTAGAGATCAAAACTTTCCAACTGGTGTCACTGGTTTCACTATAGCCCCTTTGTATGTCAAATCAAAGAAAAGAACAGCAGTTTGTGTCAAAATGTGAAGTGCTCTGGGGTTAAAACCATCTCCAAGCAGGTCTTTAACATTCCATAGAGGAAATAGGATTTCACTCCATAATGCCGTATATATCCATGTTTTGAGATTTCTCTAAGACTACTCTCATAGGCCATGCTAAAACAACACCAGTATTCTGTATGCACCGCTTCCTATGGTGGTGAATGCCAGCAGCACTGTAGGTAGGAACCAGTTCTCCTggaggaaaacatttcatgaTTAAGaacagggaaaagaaaaggcaCTGAATGTAACTTTACTCTCTTCTGTTGGccagttgttttttaattttatttgagGCGAAGTGTATAGTTATATTTGCAGCAGAAATGCATTTCTCGCCACATCAGTTGGGGGTTGTTGAATAAGTGAGTTTGGACATTATAGGTTCCACTTACAGCCAAGActgcatttttcacttttttggaAAAAAATGACACCTACAGCACAATGTGGTTTTGGGTTGTTTGTTGCGAAACGTATTCTCTGTCAGTCTCAGGTAGGCTTTTAACATCACCATGACCACGGCCtcagtggtggtggtgatgttgTTGCATGGGGTGTGTGAAACAATCAGTTGAGTTAATGTGAGAaatattcctctttttttttttttcttatttcttcttGAGTCACAGTTGCCTTGGAAACAGCCCCTTGTTTTCTGGAtccagttgttgttgttattgatgATGTTGTTTATCTGCCATCTGATGAACCCTCACTCCGCCTCGGTCGGAGGGTCAACAAACCTAAtcatacatttgttttcaaagatTAAGGTTGATAAAGACTAAAGAATGGCAAAAAACAATCTTGCTCATTGCACGTTTTATATCTCCAGTAGATGATGGGGGGACAGAGAGATGGGGAGTCCATCCTGTCGATAGAAGCCCTGCTGGGCCCAATTACTGTCTACCTGTTTAAAATCACTGAGTGGATGCCTTTTGATCtaatactgaaataaatattgttCAGGCTCAGTGGAAGTGCTAGCGCGCCATGATCATGAGTTAAGCCAGGCAATGTTGACAGAACATCTTGTGCTATGGAGAGATACGGAGTTTCAGTGTCACCTGTGAATGACTGGGCCCTGATCTGATGCTTCAGTGTTGGGACAGCTGTGGTCCACTGGTGTGTTATGAAGGCATTCCTAGGCTGAGTTGGTATTTTAACAGTAAAGTTGGATTGAGCCATT
The sequence above is drawn from the Hippoglossus hippoglossus isolate fHipHip1 chromosome 22, fHipHip1.pri, whole genome shotgun sequence genome and encodes:
- the LOC117755733 gene encoding F-box only protein 33; translated protein: MALCGGVGAMALPSELIVHIFSFLSDRDKLRASAVCSRWRECLFYPALWTELKLRIGGGRLGGGSGSEETPRLEFLMRKFGSFVRELQLELAPVEGYLSPLSNDPSSARMDQPTGPDGDPQLSERWRDAMATYLDQVLCVVTSIRNNRNLKKLTLYGDTCILQQEGLLDSSNLHQIHQGDKKINEIQQLFMELLSNSRQLRWLSCSFMLGLVTPCSLACLSNPSAETLRHLSLLDHQLGPLISPSELDRLSNLNSLALDFSDLTSELCGLLASPSRTPLHRLSLLLNGAALEFKSLEGTATEDDWKALVRVSANLRVYIMALEVDSSELLRVLKPSLPLVRLHLDSYSTLVTDATLELISQQYNKTLTHFLLLRDDPDFPDLSINRNEDPLVLLAWRCTQLAVLVIHGYTVWSHNLVAISRLRGSSLRILTVSEESIDFDPDQSVCMEGDPVHNLVKEVSLGLGRVWHPCLDSSLVLSEPTQQFHRELQAFSMGM